TCTTGTGCTTAAAGATGTTTCTGTGATTACactgacataaaaataaatgtcattgcCCTCTtcttaaaataacttaataattcAACCTATTTCAAAGCCACTGAATGAAAAATGCAGATTGATgggaatatttaaaaagaaaaattgataaaatacaacaatttctGACAAAGTATGTACAATTTTATTATAGtcattataaaacatatataaaaagtgAATACAAAAGTTGCATGGGTGCAAGTTAaagatattgaaaaaaacactgcttgTAACATTATAAAAAATTGCATATTCTTTGACCCAGAAATAACAGGTAAGGAACTACGCACAAGCAGTTTGGCAGTTGGCGTGTCAAATTTGCATATCTTCGATGATaaatacacacgcacacacacacacacacacacacacattatgaccAAGAAGTGTCTTTGGCGCACGGTATGCATGAATGCTAGAAGCTTAGTCACACCTCATGCACCACTGTCTTATCTCATCCTACCAATGCCTTGTCGCATTACTCACAGCGTCTTGAGTACATCTGAGGCACTTTTCACGTTGACTACACTGCAGTCAGAAAGAGGAAGTTAAAAAGCAGATGTATGTGTCCTGAGTCTTGACCCTCTCGCCACACCTCAACAGAAAGCCCCAATGTTTCAGGGGGTGAGAAAATGACACATGTAAGTTATTACGAGAAATGAGGGATATTTCAGTATTAGATTAAATAAAGCAGCTCAGTGTGATTTTACACAAACAGTGAGCCAGTGCAAGTTATTAACTGCTCCCTCGAAGGAAATCCCCTTTAGACTGACTTCATGTTTACCCCTTTTAACATACAGAGATGCAGGAATGACTGTCCCCTTAGCAAAGCATACCATTTAAAAGGTGCAGTccactgttttttgtttaaaataataaataaacaaccacCTTCCAGTTCTTCCTCTTTTTACTGCTTGCTCTAAACTACTAGAATAGACTGCTGATTAGTCAAAGCCACTGAGCACCATAGTTAACCTGAAGAGATGAGGTGGTTGTACATTGTTATTTCACAGCATGAATGGTAAAAAGGAGCACTTCCATATAAACCAAGCTCTCAATAGCTTTGGGACAGAATAATGACGGCATGTGCgtattttcatgtaaaacatgTTAGAAATTATTGCTCATTTCTTGAAATAAGaggtatgtgtttgtatgaaatAATACCACAGGTTATTGAATGTTGCTTGAAAGTGAGTGTGATTGATATGGCTGTATCTGTAACATCTAAGATCTGACTTTAATGGCACGCAAAAAGTAACAATCCTTCCGTTCCCACGCAGACCGGTCTCTTAATTCACCCACTGTTGTGCAGCTACATGAGAACAGTTGAAATGTTTCAAGCAAAGCAAACTGGACATAAAATACAAAGGTCTCTTCTTTATGGGTTGTGCAACAGTCAGCAGCAgcaagcaaaataaaaagtgagaTTTATGCAATGTCACATCTGGATATATGACCTCAGATGAGTCAACCCAAATGTGTTTTAGGCTGTCCCGGCAAACTAAaacaattacaacaaaacaaagacaaacaaaaggcGCCGTAGGTACATTAAGTGTATTTTGCATTATAAAATACTATAATTTGTATTGTcacatatattttgtttgtatggcTTCATCCACTTTAAGGCCCCCTAAGCTTTGGAAGTtctgtgcatattttttaatgtaagaatgtaaaaatcagttttatatatatatatatacatgagaGGAAAAGTATatcaaaatgctaaatatatatatatagtatatgcaTTGTATTGGCTTGTTGTAATCACCTTAAGTTTTTATTCTAGGTAAATCTGTTAAATCCAGGCTAAGTTCACATTTGTCCAAGTCTCCATTCTGGCCCTCAGTGTCTCCGTCCCAGaattgtctctctgttttgtaaATGTGGTTTCCATTATCGTAACAATTTCTCTCGGTTTGCACTCCATTCTCCACTGTAGGTGATCCAAGGGCGGTGCTACCTCCCAGCTCCTCCGCCGCCCCTGACAAACCCACTAGTGCCTCTTCCACATGACCATCACTAACACCTGCgtctttatcctcctcctcttcttcctcttcctcctccttgagGGCCTCTGCAGCTCCATCAAGACTGGAATCGCTGAGGAAGGAGTGCGCCGTCTGAGTGTCCTCCATGGACAGAGGGGTCTCATCAACGAGGCGGACCCCGAGATTACTGCCTTCCCCTGGGGTGAAAGGCATCTCCTCGTGGTCTTGGTCTGGATCCTGGTCTTTGCTGCAGTAGGCGTAGCGGTGGTTCATGTGCTGGGAGTATGAACCGGAGTGAGAGAAGCGTTTGCCACATTTGTCACATTGGTAGGGTTTCTCTCCAGAGTGCAGCCGGCTGTGCTCGATCAGATGGTGCTTATGCTTGAAGGCCTTGTTGCAGATCTTGCACTCGTGAGGACGTTTACCTGTGATAAATACAGAGAAATTGTTGATAATATTCTCTAAAAGTATTGTTTCATCGATAAATCATAAGAAATGGCAGAGaacttctgtgtgtttttacaaatcTTACAGACCTGTGTGCTCGTATTTGTGTCGGAGCAGAGAGCTGCTCTTCTGGAAAGTTTTTTCACAGATGTCACAAGCATATAGACCCTCGTCTGTCTTCTTCAGTCTTTTCCTCCCGGGTCCCCCATCTCCCTCCAGTCCTTCATCCATGAGGGAGAGGTAGTCTAGAGCTCCATGGCCTAGCACTTCACCctgcagagaaaacatgaaCATCACGATAAATTTAGATTCACATTAATCTAATTCTACAAATTCTTACTGTAAAGCAATATGATCagatattttaatgtatttttgttgctgcttcTACCTGATTTATGAGGTTTTTCTTCAGCAAATACACATGATTCTTTTAAACAAACCTAAAAGATAAAGTGTACTCACCATGAGAGCTTGTCTCTCCTGGTGGATCTTTTTCAGAGTCGCCTCTGCTTCTGCGTCCATCATGAAAGCCATAGGAGAGAGAAACCCTGGGCTTTTAGCTTGCTGGCTGAAAGGAATCGCTGTGATGCCATCATGTCCCGAAAGCCCTAAACCAGCCTGGTTGAAGATAGGGAATCCATTAAATAAGGAACCTGGAAACATAGGAGCTCCGGCCCCGCTGTAGACCGGATGGTGGTGAAGAGGGAGGTGTGACGTTGGACTGGGTCTCCTGAGTTGCTGggtcattttctctctcctctctcctctggctGAGTTGCCGTTTACAGTTTTGTGTCTCCCCTCCTGGTCTGAGAGCTGCTTGGGCAGGGAGAGGTCCAGAGGCTCGTTCTGTGCACACCAGGGGCTGCTGGGCTGGTTCAGAGGGGAGGTCAGTTCAGGAGGACAGCTGGTGAGGTCCAGGCAGACTGGAGAACCGAAACCTGAAGAGGGAACCCTCTTTCTGACCCGAGGTGATGACAGCCCCGGGGAGTGGTTGATTGGATGGCTTGGGCTTCCCTTGTCCTGGCTGGAGCAGTACGCTCGGGAGGAGGGGCCGTCATGGTGGGGCTGTGGGGGAGAGTACATGGCCACCAAGAGCTGCTGCGGTAAAGAGTGCCAGCTGGGCTTCTGCAGTGGTGATTTGTTTCCGGACAGGCCGTTGGATGCTTCACCCAGTTTGCTGCTCACCGGTTGGAGAGCAGAGTTGGGGAAGAACAAAGGTGGCGAGTAGTGGTCTTTGCTGCGGAGACCCTCGGGCACCTCCACTGCCTCTCGGTTCATCTTGCAGAGGTAGCGCTCGTGCTGCAGGAGCACGGCCACATTGGGGAAAAGCTGGGAGCACCAACGACAAGTCACCCCAagcacacctctctccccttcaCCTGACCTCGCTGCTTCTCTTCTCCTGTCAGGCGACACCTTCCTGTCAAGCCCTCCTCCGTTGTAAATCAACTTCCTTTCCTCCATtgccactcctcctcctcctcctcctcctctgtccatcTCCTCGTCTTTCCTCACCTCCCTGTGAAGCATCTCCTGCAGCATCTGTTCAAATTTGGCCCCAGAGTGCAGATACGGCAGCAGGGTGGTGCCTTTTAGTATACTGGCCCTGAGGGAGAGCTCTGCTGAGGGGTCCCAGAGCCGAGCCAGGTCTGACGCTCTGGCGGGGTTGAGGTTGGGGTCCTGCAGGGCAAGCGGGTGAGCATCCTCTGGGACCCGACATAGAGGCCCGGCATGATCTTGGGTCTGTGAAGCCAACGGGGAGCCCTTGTCAGAACTGTTTCTCCCCACACCTGCAGAGGGAGATGTTGGAAATGAGTGGTGGTAGGAGCTTTGGCTGTGTCCGTTAAATGCCCCGCTGGCTCCTCCTGCAATTCCTCCTCCATTTCCTCCACCATTCAGACACTTTTTGCTGCTCAAGTGGGAGCTGTAGGAGCCAGAGTGAGAGAAACGTTTCTTGCAGTTGGAGCACTCATAGGGTTTCTCACCTAAAGGATGACACGCAGGCGGAATATATGAGTCAAAGGATGGGTTGAAAATTCCTTCAACAGTTTTCATAATTATCTTGTCCTGTCgtagattattttaatttgttttctgtcaacACATCAAATTAGGTATAATTTCATGCCATATAGCTGGCATGATAAGTATGGGTTAGTGGTACAGTGGAAACAATAGCAAATTGATGGGTGAGTACATCTTTTTTGATGTTATTTTGTCTCACCGCTGTGGATGCGGAGATGCTCTTTGAGGTGATGTTTGTACTTGAAGGCTTTCCCACACTGCGAACATTTGAACTTCCTGGTCTCGATGCCTTGATCCAAAGTGATGACACGCTACGATGATGAAGACAATGTTATTAGTTTtataacacaacacatttagGGATGAATTTCAGGGTGTGACCAAGTATGATTGTCACTTGTATCAACACAAAGTTCCAATTAAATAAGTTTTGTCACACTAAACATCAAAGAATATAGTAAAGACACTTTGGCTCATGTCGG
This portion of the Anoplopoma fimbria isolate UVic2021 breed Golden Eagle Sablefish chromosome 17, Afim_UVic_2022, whole genome shotgun sequence genome encodes:
- the LOC129105978 gene encoding zinc finger E-box-binding homeobox 2-like, with the protein product MMAEESRGKRRKQANPRRNRVDAEQVSSLGSEGEDEVGLWSLEPQDCQESLDKTSLTPSEETEETVSPARSTRPHSLSPGSRSYSSQVEQETEAAEDATNASPTDREGDQEPLRMYCKNADSQNSLEDLAHYEFLAQLRKASTSASLLDHLNHNGTAAVVYHPGSRHEELPPAIWSPGAQHRSPEGADAGRTQQACPFCHRMYQRGTSLKDHMKYCLEREGGHMVCPLCGYTATLRAQMERHLALHNQVQDKRVITLDQGIETRKFKCSQCGKAFKYKHHLKEHLRIHSGEKPYECSNCKKRFSHSGSYSSHLSSKKCLNGGGNGGGIAGGASGAFNGHSQSSYHHSFPTSPSAGVGRNSSDKGSPLASQTQDHAGPLCRVPEDAHPLALQDPNLNPARASDLARLWDPSAELSLRASILKGTTLLPYLHSGAKFEQMLQEMLHREVRKDEEMDRGGGGGGGVAMEERKLIYNGGGLDRKVSPDRRREAARSGEGERGVLGVTCRWCSQLFPNVAVLLQHERYLCKMNREAVEVPEGLRSKDHYSPPLFFPNSALQPVSSKLGEASNGLSGNKSPLQKPSWHSLPQQLLVAMYSPPQPHHDGPSSRAYCSSQDKGSPSHPINHSPGLSSPRVRKRVPSSGFGSPVCLDLTSCPPELTSPLNQPSSPWCAQNEPLDLSLPKQLSDQEGRHKTVNGNSARGERREKMTQQLRRPSPTSHLPLHHHPVYSGAGAPMFPGSLFNGFPIFNQAGLGLSGHDGITAIPFSQQAKSPGFLSPMAFMMDAEAEATLKKIHQERQALMGEVLGHGALDYLSLMDEGLEGDGGPGRKRLKKTDEGLYACDICEKTFQKSSSLLRHKYEHTGKRPHECKICNKAFKHKHHLIEHSRLHSGEKPYQCDKCGKRFSHSGSYSQHMNHRYAYCSKDQDPDQDHEEMPFTPGEGSNLGVRLVDETPLSMEDTQTAHSFLSDSSLDGAAEALKEEEEEEEEEDKDAGVSDGHVEEALVGLSGAAEELGGSTALGSPTVENGVQTERNCYDNGNHIYKTERQFWDGDTEGQNGDLDKCELSLDLTDLPRIKT